From Sphingorhabdus sp. SMR4y:
GCAGGACGCCATTGACGCCGGAACTGTATGTCCGGGCGGCAACACATGGCAGCCATGGGCAGAAGGACTATCAACGTCTGGAATTTCTCGGCGACCGGGTACTGGGGCTGGTGATCGCGGACCATCTCTATCGCCAATATCCGAAGGAACCGGAAGGCCGACTGTCCCAGCGCCTAAACGGGCTGGTTTCCGGTTCCGTTTGCGGTGAGATTGCCAGACAGATAGGGGCCGGCGACCACATCCTCCTCGGAAAGCAGGCCCGAGACGATGGCGCGAGAAAAAGCGTCAAGGTTCTGGGGGACGTGATGGAATCACTGATTGGCGCAGTCTATATCGACCATGGAATGGATGCCGCCCGCAGTTTCATCCTTCGTCACTGGGAAAGCCGGGTTTCCTCGACGGTCGGCGACGTCCGGCATCCCAAATCCGCGCTGCAGGAATGGGCCGCAGCAAATAATCGCAAAATCCCCGAATATGAGCTGGTCGACAAGAGCGGCCCCCATCATGACCTGAAGTTCACCGTACGGGTCAGCGTTAGGAACATAGGCGAGGTTGTGGCGACCGCGTCTGCCATTCAGGCCGCCGAAACCGAAGCCGCCAAGAAATTTCTGGAAAAATTCACATGACTCAAAAATGCGGTGTAGTGGCGTTGATCGGAGCCCCCAATGCCGGAAAATCGACCCTGATCAATGCGCTGGTCGGCCAAAAGGTCGCAATAACCAGCTCCAAACCGCAAACCACAAGAACGCGGCTGCTCGGCATAGCGATTGAAGAAGACACGCAGCTCCTGCTGGTTGATACGCCGGGCATATTCGAACCACACCGCCGCCTCGACCGGGCCATGGTATCTGCGGCCTGGGAAGGTGCAGAAGACGCCGATATAATCGTCCTGCTCGTCGATGCACGCGCGGGCCTCGGGACCAAGGTGACATCGATCGTGGAGAGGATCAAACATCGGTCCGAAAAAATCATACTGGTCATGAACAAGGTTGATATCGCCGCCAAAGACAAGATGCTCGGCCATGTCGTCAAGCTGCATGAATTGGCGGATTTCGAGGAAACCTTTTTTGTCAGTGCCAAAACCGGCGATGGACTGGAAGACTTGCGATCTTATCTCGTGCAAGCGATGCCGGAAGGCCCCTGGCATTTTCCTGCAGATCAGGTTTCCGATGCCAGCGAACGGATTCTTGCAGCAGAAATTACCCGGGAACAGGTGTTCCGGCAATTGCATGCCGAATTGCCCTACGCGACCGCTATTGCAATGGAGCAATATAAAGAGCGCCCGGACGGATCACTCGAAATACATCAGCAAATCCTCGTTGAAAAGGCCAGTCAGAAAGCGATCATTCTCGGCAAAGGCGGTCATCAGATCAAGGAAATAGGAGCAAAGGCGCGAGCTGAGTTGTCCGGCATTCTGGGCAAACCGGTACATCTTTATCTCCACGTAAAGGTCAGTGCAGACTGGGATGAAGATCGCAGCCTGTATCAAGATATGGGGCTGGACTGGGTCAAATAGTCTGCGCAAGAGAAGCGGACCGTCCATATATCATCTAGTGTGTTGTCATCATATATGACGTGACACTTAGCGGTCGAAATCGTCTGGAGATGACCGCCTGACCGAATTGGAGGCAGGGCCTGCCAAAAGGCGCGGGGAGATCGCGAATTGCGGATATAGCGGTAAGAGTCGGACAATTAGATTACCCGAATAGCACTGGAACAAGCTGGCCGTGCACTCTGCCTCCCGAATATCCGTCAACGCCGCGCCTGCCTTGCCGCCCTTATCGACCCTTGCCCTATTCTGATTTTTCCTTGGCCGGCGCCTTATTGGCTGCAGGTTTCTTCCTTGCAGCTGGCTTCTTCTTCGCTGCCGGCTTTTTCTTGGCGGCCGGTTTCTTCTTTGGAGCCGCTTTTTTCTTGGCCCGTTTCTTGGCCGGTCCTTTGGCTGCGCGGTCGTCAATCAACTGAGCCGCTTCTTCCAACGTGAGCTGATCCTTGTCGACCGTCTTCGGCAGTGAAGCATTGGTTGTCCCGTCGGTAACATAAGGACCATAGCGGCCGTCCATCAGCTTGATTTCAACCTCGGTGCGCGGATGGTTGCCCATGATTTTGAGCGGCTCCATCTTGCCGCGTCCGCGACCGCCACCATTTTTGGCGGCATCTGCCAGCTTGGCCACGGCAGCGTTCATGCCGATTTCAAAAACCTCCTGCGTGTTCTCGAGCCTGGCAGACTTGCCATTGTGGCTCAGGTAAGGACCATAGCGACCGATCTGCGCTGTTACGGGTTCGCCAGTTTCCGGGTGCTTGCCAACTTCACGGGGCAGCGACAGCAGCTTCACGGCCCATTCAAGACCAAAATCTTCCGGTGGAATATCCTTCGGGATCGACGAGCGCTTCGCTTCCTTGCCCTCGCCTTTTTCCACATAGGGACCAAAACGGCCAACCTTCTTGGTGATTTTCTCGTCGCTGTCTGGATCAACGCCCAGTTCCTGAGGGCCTTCATCCTCGTCGGCGTTGGCACCTCCGCCCTGCGCGAAGCGCCGGGTGAACTTGCACTCCGGATAGTTGGAACAGGCCACAAAAGCACCGAAACGGCCGCCGCGCAGCGCCAGCTTGCCTTCGTTGCAACGCGGGCAAAGCCGGGGATCCGATCCATCTTCCTTTTCGGGGAACAGATAATCGCCGAGGAACTTGTCCAGTTCGGCAGTCACCTCTGACGGCATCTTTTCCATGACTTCGACAGTCTTGGGTTTGAAATCGTGCCAGAAAGCTTCGAGAATCGCCTGCCATTGGGCTCTGCCCCCGCTGACTTCATCTAGCTCATCTTCAAGTCCGGCGGTATAATCATAGGCCACATAGCGATCGAAAAAGCGTTCGAGAAATCCGGTCAGAAGCCGGCCGCTTTCTTCCGCAAAGAAGCGGTTTTTCTCGACGCGCACGTAAGCGCGATCCTTCAGCGTCTTGATAATCGAGGCGTAGGTTGACGGCCGGCCGATACCCAGTTCTTCCATCTTCTTGACCAGACTGGCCTCACTATAGCGCGGTGGTGGCTGAGTGAAATGCTGCGATGCATCCACCGCTTTTTTCGCCGGGCTGTCGCCTTTGGACATGGCTGGCAACAGACCACCGTCCTCACCCTTGTCGTCATCCCGGCCTTCCTCATAAAGCGCCAGAAATCCGGGGAACTTCACGACCTGCCCATTTGCCCGTAGGCCCGTTTGCCCGCTGCCATCGAGCATTTCGACGGTCGTGCGCTCAAGCCGGGCCGAAGCCATCTGGCTTGCCATCGCCCGCTTCAGGATCAAATCGTAAAGCTTGGCATGATCGCCACTTCCGACAGTCCGCTTGGTGAAGCTGGTCGGACGGATAGCTTCATGGGCTTCCTGTGCATTTTTGGCTTTCGATTTGTATATGCGCGGGCTGTCCGGAACATAGCTCGCATCGTATCGATCAGCGATGGCCTTGCGGGCAGCAGAGATGGCGCTCCCATCCATCTGGACACCATCGGTACGCATATAGGTGATCGCACCATCTTCGTAGAGTTGTTGCGCGATACGCATTGTATGGCTGGCGGAATAGCCGAGTTTACGCGCGGCTTCCTGCTGCAGGGTGGAGGTCGTGAAGGGTGGTGGCGGATTGCGGGTAAGCGGCTTCGTCTCGATGGTTTCAACCGTGAAAAGACCGTTTTCAACGGCATTTTTGGCAATCGTGGCCTGCTCGTCATTGGCAAGGTCCATCTTGCCGAGCTTGTTGCCCTGATGCACGGTCAGCCGCGCCTCGAACGCCTGACCGCCCTGTTCCATTTGGGCTGTAACCGACCAATATTCTTGCGGCTTGAATGCCTCGATTTCACGTTCCCGCTCCACGATCAGCTTGAGCGACACCGACTGTACGCGCCCTGCTGACTTTGCCCCCGGGAGCTTGCGCCAGAGTACGGGAGACAGGGTAAATCCCACGAGATAATCGAGTGCCCGCCGCGCCCGATAGGCATCGATCAGGTCCTCGTCCAACTCGCGAGGATGGGCCATGGCTTCGGTCACTGCAGCCTTGGTAATGGCGTTGAACGTGACCCGGTCGACCTTTTCCGGAAGTGCCTTTTTCTTCCGCAACACTTCCTGAACATGCCAGCTGATCGCTTCGCCTTCCCGGTCAGGGTCAGTTGCGAGGATCAATCGCGTTGCCTTTTTCGATTCGTCGGTAATCGCCTTGAGCTGCTTGGTCTTGTCGGTGTAATTTTGCCATGTCATCGCGAAGCCATCGTCAGGATCGACAGAACCATCCTTGGGCGGAAGGTCGCGAATATGGCCGTAGGAAGCCAATACCTTGAAATCCGATCCCAGATATTTCTCGATGGTTTTCGCTTTGGCGGGTGACTCGACAATGACTAGCTGCATATGTTCCGATTTTCTCTGTTCTCACGTATACGCGCGAGGCTGTGGCAGGGATTGGCTTCAGGTCAAGGCCCTGTATGAAGATTTTTGTCAATGGCGATTGAAAATATGCCTGTCCAGAAGCGATCAGTTCGAGAGGCTGACCCGGGCACCGGCATGTCGGATCAAGCGTCCGGCCAATTCAAATTCAAGCAGGGCCAATTGCACCGAGGGCGCGGCGAGACCTGACTGCCGGACCAGTTCATCGACGGTTACGGGCGTCATACTAAGCAACTCGATCAGCGGCGCTCGCTCCGAATGCTCCAACTCGGTCTGCGGACATACTTCTATGAAAGGACTTTCCCGAACCGCTCGAAGTTCACTCTCTTGATTCGCCGGTTCGGCCCGTTCATCGAAATGACGAATCATTTCCAATATATCGTCAGCCGATTGGACGAGGGTCGCACCTTCACGGATCAGCATGTTGCACCCCCTCGACCTTGGATCGAGCGGAGAACCGGGAACCGCCAGCACCTGCCGTCCTGCCTCGGCGGCTAGCCGAGCGGTGATCAACGAGCCTGAACGCGGGGCCGCTTCGATAACGACGGTGCCCCGTGCCAGCCCGGCGATGATCCGGTTGCGATAAGGGAAATGCCGGGCCCTTGGCTCTGTGCCCGGCGGTTGCTCTGCCAGCAGCAAGCCCCTCTCCGCTATTTGGCGCTGCAGGCTTTCGTTCTCCGGCGGATAGAAGATATCCAGCCCACCCGCGATTACCGCGATTGTGGCCCTCCCGAGCGAACCTTGGTGGGCAGCGGCATCAATGCCTTTCGCCAGACCGGATACTACCGAAACGCCTGCTTCAGCCAGAGCATTGGCCAGATCACGGGCAAAGCGGCAAGCGGCCGCCGAGGCGTTTCTTGCTCCTACCAACGCCACCATCGGCTTGTTCGTAAGCTCGAGCCGCCCCTGCCAGAGAATGACCGGTGGTGGATTGCCAAGCTCTCCGAGCAGATTCGGATAAGCGGGATCCCCGAGAAACAGACAGCCCGCACCCAGTTTGTGGATCGATTCCAGTTCGGCATCAATTCGCTTTGCATCGGCAATGCGCGGTGACCGTCCACCGCCGCGCGCCGCCAGATCGGGAATAGCATCCAGTGCCCGGGCCGCCGTCCCGAACCGTTTGATCAATTGTCGATATGTAACGGGTCCGATATTCTCGGATCGGATTAGCCGGAGCCGGTCGAACGCTTCCTGGCTATCACCCATTCACTTCATGCCTTTTTTGACGCTCCGACTTTCGGTTCCTCGCCGGCGATCAACCGTTCGATGTTGGAGCGATGCTTCCATAAAACCAGCAAGGCCAGCCCGATGAACATGGGCATCATCGCATATTCTCCCAGCACGAAAGCCGCTATCGGTACCGATATGGCGGCCAGCATGCCACCGACGGAAGAGTAGCGCCAGATCGCCAGCGAACCAAGCCATGTGACCGCAAATATCAAACCCGCCATGGGGATCAGGGCAGTCACGATACCCAGCAGCGTCGCGACGCCCTTACCACCGTTGAAACGGAGCCATATGGGGTAGAGATGGCCGAGAAAGGCACCGAGGCCGGCCAAAACACCCAATCCGTCAGAAACCTGCAAGGCCAAGAAGACCGCAGCATAACCCTTACCGATATCAAGCAGCAGGGTCAGCGCTGCCATCCCCTTGTTGCCGGTCCGCAAAACATTCGTGGCCCCGATATTACCGGATCCTGTCTGACGCAAATCTCCGCCACCGGAAAACCGCGTCAGAACCAGCCCAAAAGGAACGGATCCCAGCAAATAGCCGAGCAACAACGCCAATATCGGTTCTATCCACATAGACTGCACTGAAAATACCCCTATTTCGATCCGCGCTATATTCACGCGGGATGATGGGCAAGTATTACGCATGAAAAAACGGCCAAGGCCAAACGTCTGTCAGACGAACCGAAGCAGTTGCCGTTGCCATGCTAATCTGGCTATGGGCAAAACATGACCGAAGCGCAGACTGGCGAAAGCCCTCCCTTGTTGTTTTTCGATACCGGCGTCGGAGGACTTTCGGTTCTGGGCGAAACGATGAAATTGCTACCCAACGCGCCGATCATCTATGCCGCGGATTACGCTGGCCTGCCCTATGGCATGAAGTCAGAAGCCGAGCTTGCTGCCCGTGTCCCAGCGCTTCTGGGCCGTCTGGTCGAACGCTACAGACCGCAGCTGGTCACCATCGCCTGCAATACCGCATCGACCATCGCGCTCGATCATGTCCGTTCCGCCCTGGATATCCCGGTCGTCGGAACCGTACCGGCGATCAAGCCGGCAAGCGAACTGACGAGTAGTGGCGTAATTGGCCTTCTCGGCACCAAGGCGACCATTCGGCAACCCTATGTGGACCGGCTCGCTGCGGATTTTGCTGCTGACAAAAAGCTGCTGCGCCATGCTGCTCCGGAGCTGGTCTATGCCGCCGAAGCCAAGCTGCGCGGAGATCAGCCGGATATCCGGGCGATCGCGGCGGCCATGTCAGGCCTTATGGACCAGCCCGGCGGCGAAGAACTGGACACCGTTATCCTTGCCTGCACCCATTTTCCGCTACTGCGCGAAGAATTGGCCATCGCCGCGCGAAAGCCTGTCCACTTCATTGACGGCGCCCAGGGCATCGCGCGCCGGATTGCCTATCTGACAAGGGACAGGATTTGGCCAAAGCATAATGAGCACGGCATTTTCGTCACGACAGGCGATATTATCGACGTCGCATCCTATCGCCCCGCCTTCGCGAAATATGGCATAAGCCGGTTCGAAAAGCTGTAAGCCTATGGCGAACCACCCTTATTGCGAGTGGTTCGCGCTGGAAATTGCGAGAAAAGGCCGCTAAAGGCCATTTCCAGAAAACAGCAAACTCAGATTTGACGCAGGATTTGGTGCACAGTGGACTACGACAAGATTTTTTCGCAAGCGATTGACCGGCTGCATGCCGAGGGCCGCTACCGGGTATTCATCGACATCCTGCGCAACAAGGGTTCGTTTCCGAACGCCCGCTGTTTCGCGCATCACAACGGACCACAACCTGTCACCGTCTGGTGTTCGAACGACTATCTCGCCATGGGCCAGCATCCCGATGTGATCGCTGCGATGGAAGAAGCGCTGCACGATGTCGGCGCGGGATCGGGCGG
This genomic window contains:
- the rnc gene encoding ribonuclease III, which codes for MSRTDFLDWIAEITGRTPLTPELYVRAATHGSHGQKDYQRLEFLGDRVLGLVIADHLYRQYPKEPEGRLSQRLNGLVSGSVCGEIARQIGAGDHILLGKQARDDGARKSVKVLGDVMESLIGAVYIDHGMDAARSFILRHWESRVSSTVGDVRHPKSALQEWAAANNRKIPEYELVDKSGPHHDLKFTVRVSVRNIGEVVATASAIQAAETEAAKKFLEKFT
- the era gene encoding GTPase Era, with the protein product MTQKCGVVALIGAPNAGKSTLINALVGQKVAITSSKPQTTRTRLLGIAIEEDTQLLLVDTPGIFEPHRRLDRAMVSAAWEGAEDADIIVLLVDARAGLGTKVTSIVERIKHRSEKIILVMNKVDIAAKDKMLGHVVKLHELADFEETFFVSAKTGDGLEDLRSYLVQAMPEGPWHFPADQVSDASERILAAEITREQVFRQLHAELPYATAIAMEQYKERPDGSLEIHQQILVEKASQKAIILGKGGHQIKEIGAKARAELSGILGKPVHLYLHVKVSADWDEDRSLYQDMGLDWVK
- the topA gene encoding type I DNA topoisomerase, translated to MQLVIVESPAKAKTIEKYLGSDFKVLASYGHIRDLPPKDGSVDPDDGFAMTWQNYTDKTKQLKAITDESKKATRLILATDPDREGEAISWHVQEVLRKKKALPEKVDRVTFNAITKAAVTEAMAHPRELDEDLIDAYRARRALDYLVGFTLSPVLWRKLPGAKSAGRVQSVSLKLIVEREREIEAFKPQEYWSVTAQMEQGGQAFEARLTVHQGNKLGKMDLANDEQATIAKNAVENGLFTVETIETKPLTRNPPPPFTTSTLQQEAARKLGYSASHTMRIAQQLYEDGAITYMRTDGVQMDGSAISAARKAIADRYDASYVPDSPRIYKSKAKNAQEAHEAIRPTSFTKRTVGSGDHAKLYDLILKRAMASQMASARLERTTVEMLDGSGQTGLRANGQVVKFPGFLALYEEGRDDDKGEDGGLLPAMSKGDSPAKKAVDASQHFTQPPPRYSEASLVKKMEELGIGRPSTYASIIKTLKDRAYVRVEKNRFFAEESGRLLTGFLERFFDRYVAYDYTAGLEDELDEVSGGRAQWQAILEAFWHDFKPKTVEVMEKMPSEVTAELDKFLGDYLFPEKEDGSDPRLCPRCNEGKLALRGGRFGAFVACSNYPECKFTRRFAQGGGANADEDEGPQELGVDPDSDEKITKKVGRFGPYVEKGEGKEAKRSSIPKDIPPEDFGLEWAVKLLSLPREVGKHPETGEPVTAQIGRYGPYLSHNGKSARLENTQEVFEIGMNAAVAKLADAAKNGGGRGRGKMEPLKIMGNHPRTEVEIKLMDGRYGPYVTDGTTNASLPKTVDKDQLTLEEAAQLIDDRAAKGPAKKRAKKKAAPKKKPAAKKKPAAKKKPAARKKPAANKAPAKEKSE
- the dprA gene encoding DNA-processing protein DprA, which encodes MGDSQEAFDRLRLIRSENIGPVTYRQLIKRFGTAARALDAIPDLAARGGGRSPRIADAKRIDAELESIHKLGAGCLFLGDPAYPNLLGELGNPPPVILWQGRLELTNKPMVALVGARNASAAACRFARDLANALAEAGVSVVSGLAKGIDAAAHQGSLGRATIAVIAGGLDIFYPPENESLQRQIAERGLLLAEQPPGTEPRARHFPYRNRIIAGLARGTVVIEAAPRSGSLITARLAAEAGRQVLAVPGSPLDPRSRGCNMLIREGATLVQSADDILEMIRHFDERAEPANQESELRAVRESPFIEVCPQTELEHSERAPLIELLSMTPVTVDELVRQSGLAAPSVQLALLEFELAGRLIRHAGARVSLSN
- the plsY gene encoding glycerol-3-phosphate 1-O-acyltransferase PlsY, whose protein sequence is MWIEPILALLLGYLLGSVPFGLVLTRFSGGGDLRQTGSGNIGATNVLRTGNKGMAALTLLLDIGKGYAAVFLALQVSDGLGVLAGLGAFLGHLYPIWLRFNGGKGVATLLGIVTALIPMAGLIFAVTWLGSLAIWRYSSVGGMLAAISVPIAAFVLGEYAMMPMFIGLALLVLWKHRSNIERLIAGEEPKVGASKKA
- the murI gene encoding glutamate racemase, with product MTEAQTGESPPLLFFDTGVGGLSVLGETMKLLPNAPIIYAADYAGLPYGMKSEAELAARVPALLGRLVERYRPQLVTIACNTASTIALDHVRSALDIPVVGTVPAIKPASELTSSGVIGLLGTKATIRQPYVDRLAADFAADKKLLRHAAPELVYAAEAKLRGDQPDIRAIAAAMSGLMDQPGGEELDTVILACTHFPLLREELAIAARKPVHFIDGAQGIARRIAYLTRDRIWPKHNEHGIFVTTGDIIDVASYRPAFAKYGISRFEKL